In a single window of the Caulobacter soli genome:
- a CDS encoding alkene reductase: protein MPTLFDPLRLGDLELPNRVVMAPLTRLRAGPTQIPNALMADYYAQRASAGLLISEGVPVVPQGVGYQGVPGIWSQEQVEGWKQVTKAVHDKGGRIFMQIWHVGRVSDPSFHGGEAPVGPSAIPAKGHVSLLRPERDYPTPRALTTEEVAGVVEAFRKGAENAKAAGFDGVEIHGANGYLLDQFLQDGSNQRTDQYGGSIENRARLMLEVADATISVFGPGRVGMHLAPRADSHSMGDSDLAATFGYVAKELGKRGIAFIAAREYEGPDSLGVDLKKAFGGVYIANEKFTRETAQAALDAGKYDAIAFGKAYIANPDLVERLKANAPLNAPDPTTFYGGDGRGYTDYPTLKTPVAATAE from the coding sequence ATGCCCACCTTGTTCGATCCGCTTCGCCTCGGCGATCTCGAGCTGCCCAACCGCGTCGTCATGGCGCCCCTGACCCGCCTGCGCGCCGGGCCGACCCAGATCCCCAACGCCCTAATGGCCGACTACTACGCCCAGCGCGCGTCGGCCGGCCTGCTGATCAGCGAAGGCGTGCCGGTCGTTCCGCAAGGCGTGGGCTACCAAGGCGTGCCCGGCATCTGGTCCCAGGAGCAGGTCGAGGGCTGGAAGCAGGTCACCAAGGCCGTGCACGACAAGGGCGGCCGCATCTTCATGCAGATCTGGCACGTGGGCCGGGTTTCCGACCCATCGTTCCACGGCGGCGAAGCGCCGGTCGGCCCCAGCGCCATTCCGGCCAAGGGCCATGTCAGCCTGCTGCGCCCCGAGCGCGACTACCCCACGCCCCGCGCCTTGACGACCGAGGAAGTCGCCGGCGTGGTCGAGGCCTTCCGCAAGGGCGCCGAGAACGCCAAGGCCGCCGGCTTCGACGGCGTCGAGATCCATGGCGCCAATGGCTATCTGCTCGACCAATTCCTGCAGGACGGCTCCAACCAGCGCACCGACCAGTACGGCGGCTCGATCGAGAACCGCGCCCGCCTGATGCTGGAGGTCGCCGACGCCACCATCTCGGTGTTCGGCCCCGGCCGGGTCGGCATGCACCTGGCCCCGCGCGCCGACAGCCACTCGATGGGCGACAGCGACCTGGCCGCCACCTTCGGCTACGTCGCCAAGGAACTGGGCAAGCGCGGCATCGCCTTCATCGCCGCCCGCGAATACGAGGGCCCCGACAGCCTGGGCGTGGACCTCAAGAAGGCCTTCGGCGGCGTCTATATCGCCAACGAGAAGTTCACCCGCGAAACCGCTCAGGCGGCGCTGGACGCCGGCAAGTACGACGCCATCGCCTTCGGCAAGGCCTATATCGCCAATCCGGACCTGGTGGAGCGCCTGAAGGCGAACGCGCCGCTCAACGCCCCGGACCCGACCACCTTCTACGGCGGCGATGGTCGCGGCTACACCGACTACCCCACCCTGAAGACGCCCGTCGCCGCGACGGCCGAATAA